DNA from Prosthecochloris marina:
ACCGCTATACAACGATACGTCATGACAAAGCAGGCAGTTGCCCTGGATGCGGTTATCCCATCGTCACACAACGCTGATGGAAAAAGACATGGCACCATCGACTCGACATCCTGCTTTTTCAGGCTCATTCTACCCTTCCGATCCAAATGAACTCACGGCTCTCATTGCAGCTCTCCTGGAGAGCCGGCCTGAAAAAAAGCCCGAAAAAAGAAAAATCAGGGCAATCATGGTTCCCCATGCCGGCTACAGCTACAGCGGTGATGTCGCTGCCGTAGCCTACAATGCACTATCGAACTGCACCGTTCAAACGATTTTTCTGATCGGAAACGCCCATAGCGCACTGTTCGAAGGAATCGCACTCGATGAAAACGAGACCTGGACCTCTCCTTTGGGAAACGTTCCGGTAAACACAGCTCTCGTGAGAAAATTACATGAACGTTATCCTGAATTTGTTCAGCTTTCAAAGAGAGCACACCAGTCGGATCATATTCTTGAAGTGCAGCTTCCTTTTCTTCAGCATTCCCTGGAACCTGGTTTTAGCATTGTTCCGTTGCTTTTCGGCAACAATCCACCGGAAATCTATGATACCTGCGCGACAATCCTTTCATCAGTTCTACAAACCGGCGACCTTGTCATAGCAAGCACGGACCTTTCTCATTACCCGTCCTTTCACAACGCCAACGTCGTTGACAGTAGAACCCTTGAATACATTGCAAGAAAGGATATCAATGGCCTCGAGAAACACGTTCAAAGAACGTTGATGCAAAACATTCCCCGGGAAGAAACGCTTTTCTGCGGACCGGATACTATTAAAACCCTT
Protein-coding regions in this window:
- the amrB gene encoding AmmeMemoRadiSam system protein B, whose protein sequence is MAPSTRHPAFSGSFYPSDPNELTALIAALLESRPEKKPEKRKIRAIMVPHAGYSYSGDVAAVAYNALSNCTVQTIFLIGNAHSALFEGIALDENETWTSPLGNVPVNTALVRKLHERYPEFVQLSKRAHQSDHILEVQLPFLQHSLEPGFSIVPLLFGNNPPEIYDTCATILSSVLQTGDLVIASTDLSHYPSFHNANVVDSRTLEYIARKDINGLEKHVQRTLMQNIPREETLFCGPDTIKTLLQLAKRFGWTTEVLCYANSGNKSFGDRETVVGYGSVAFFDVFT